A genomic segment from Blastococcus sp. PRF04-17 encodes:
- a CDS encoding hemerythrin domain-containing protein: MTSTPTRRFPGQLMLAGQAAAPDGPVDLTTMFLMHRGFRRDLEAFARAVEATPLDDPATWSALAQRWRLFAEILHGHHSGEDAGLWPLLLDRVDAAGDADGRATLEAMSAEHGRIDPLLDACSAGFAQMTRAPRASIRDALARQLTETREHLGAHLSHEERDAMRLVQAHLTQDDWQRLSVEHFEKPLTTRQLVGVAAWGLHELSSEGVTRLRRGDPKGPVLILMWRLFLRRPFERRERRAFRYLAA, translated from the coding sequence ATGACCAGCACCCCGACCCGACGCTTTCCCGGCCAGCTGATGCTGGCCGGCCAGGCCGCCGCGCCCGACGGACCGGTCGACCTCACCACGATGTTCCTCATGCATCGCGGCTTCCGCCGGGATCTCGAGGCCTTCGCGCGGGCCGTGGAGGCCACCCCGCTCGACGATCCGGCGACCTGGTCGGCGCTCGCGCAGCGGTGGAGGCTGTTCGCGGAGATCCTGCACGGCCACCACTCGGGAGAGGACGCCGGCCTCTGGCCGCTGCTGCTCGACCGCGTGGACGCCGCGGGCGACGCCGACGGCCGGGCCACGCTCGAGGCGATGTCCGCCGAGCACGGCCGCATCGACCCCCTCCTGGACGCCTGCTCGGCCGGCTTCGCCCAGATGACCCGGGCGCCCCGCGCCTCGATCAGGGACGCTCTCGCGCGACAGCTCACCGAGACGCGGGAACACCTGGGCGCGCACCTGTCCCACGAGGAGCGGGACGCGATGCGGCTGGTGCAGGCCCACCTCACGCAGGACGACTGGCAGCGGCTGAGCGTCGAGCACTTCGAGAAACCGCTGACGACACGCCAGCTGGTGGGCGTCGCAGCCTGGGGCCTGCACGAACTGTCGTCCGAGGGCGTGACGCGACTGCGGCGGGGCGACCCGAAGGGCCCGGTGCTGATCCTGATGTGGCGGCTGTTCCTCCGCCGGCCGTTCGAGCGGCGGGAGCGCCGGGCATTCCGGTACCTGGCCGCGTGA
- a CDS encoding GNAT family N-acetyltransferase, with translation MRIAVVDAPDRARFELWVEDELVGCASYHVADGVMALPFTEVHPTRHGQGLGTILVRGVLAAVRQRQLSVRPYCPFVRHCLLAHPEELDLVSPADRALFGLPPAASSSA, from the coding sequence GTGAGGATCGCCGTCGTCGATGCTCCCGACCGTGCCCGCTTCGAGCTCTGGGTGGAGGACGAGCTGGTCGGCTGTGCGAGTTACCACGTGGCCGATGGGGTCATGGCACTGCCGTTCACCGAGGTGCACCCGACCCGGCATGGTCAAGGGCTGGGGACCATTCTTGTTCGCGGTGTTTTGGCCGCGGTCCGTCAGCGCCAGCTGTCGGTCCGACCGTACTGTCCTTTTGTTCGGCACTGTCTGCTCGCCCATCCCGAGGAGCTGGACCTCGTCTCGCCAGCCGACCGGGCACTGTTCGGTCTACCACCTGCCGCTTCGTCTTCCGCTTGA
- the thiS gene encoding sulfur carrier protein ThiS gives MIDVQVTVNGRAAGVEEVATVAALVASRGQQQRVAVALNGEVVPRSRWETTGLAPGDSVEVLAPTAGG, from the coding sequence GTGATCGACGTGCAGGTGACCGTCAACGGCCGCGCGGCCGGCGTCGAGGAGGTCGCCACGGTGGCTGCGCTCGTCGCGTCCCGCGGCCAGCAGCAGCGCGTCGCTGTGGCGCTCAATGGCGAGGTGGTGCCCCGCAGTCGATGGGAGACGACCGGGCTCGCGCCCGGCGACAGCGTCGAGGTGCTCGCCCCGACGGCAGGAGGGTGA
- a CDS encoding M20/M25/M40 family metallo-hydrolase has protein sequence MAEPTAQPLAGAQDEVAGLLSDLIRIDTTNTGDSRTSAGERTAAEWVACKLADVGIESQICESEPGRASLVARIEGADRSRPALLVHGHLDVVPADPAEWSVHPFSGEERDGYVWGRGAVDMKDMDAMVLALVRDWARTGTKPPRDIVLAYVADEEAGGRLGARFLVDEHPDLFEGCSEAISEVGGFSITVRDNLRLYLVQTAEKGLAWMRLTASGRPGHGSFVHDDNAVTRLCEAVARLGSVRLPTVLTPPMRQFIEAVEDAYGIEIDPDQPEQALARLGSISRMIGAALRNTANPTMLDAGYKANVIPGTAGATVDGRFLYGQQEEFERQLAGLLGEGIQREWLVLDNAVETTFDGPLVDGMVAALKAEDDGARPVPFTMSGGTDAKSFERLGMRCFGFSPLRLPPDLDFASLFHGIDERVPIESLQFGIRVLDRFLRSA, from the coding sequence ATGGCAGAGCCGACCGCCCAGCCCCTCGCCGGAGCCCAGGACGAGGTGGCCGGACTGCTCTCCGACCTCATCCGGATCGACACCACGAACACCGGTGACAGCCGGACCAGCGCGGGGGAGCGGACCGCCGCCGAGTGGGTCGCCTGCAAGCTCGCCGACGTCGGCATCGAGTCGCAGATCTGCGAGTCCGAGCCCGGCCGGGCCAGCCTGGTCGCGCGCATCGAGGGCGCCGACCGCTCGCGCCCCGCGCTGCTGGTGCACGGGCACCTGGACGTCGTCCCCGCCGATCCGGCCGAGTGGAGCGTCCACCCGTTCTCCGGCGAGGAGCGCGACGGCTACGTCTGGGGCCGGGGTGCGGTGGACATGAAGGACATGGACGCCATGGTGCTGGCGCTGGTCCGCGACTGGGCCCGCACCGGCACCAAGCCGCCGCGCGACATCGTCCTGGCCTACGTCGCCGACGAGGAGGCCGGCGGGAGGCTCGGCGCCCGGTTCCTGGTCGACGAGCACCCCGACCTCTTCGAGGGCTGCTCCGAGGCGATCAGCGAGGTCGGCGGCTTCAGCATCACCGTCCGCGACAACCTGCGCCTCTACCTCGTGCAGACCGCCGAGAAGGGTCTGGCCTGGATGCGGCTCACGGCGTCCGGCAGGCCCGGCCACGGCTCGTTCGTGCACGACGACAACGCGGTCACCCGGCTGTGCGAGGCCGTCGCCCGACTCGGCTCGGTCCGGCTGCCCACGGTGCTCACCCCGCCGATGCGCCAGTTCATCGAGGCGGTCGAGGACGCCTACGGCATCGAGATCGACCCGGACCAGCCGGAGCAGGCGCTGGCCCGGCTGGGCTCGATCAGCCGGATGATCGGCGCGGCTCTCCGCAACACCGCCAACCCCACGATGCTCGACGCCGGCTACAAGGCCAACGTCATCCCGGGCACGGCCGGCGCGACCGTCGACGGCCGGTTCCTCTACGGCCAGCAGGAGGAGTTCGAGCGGCAGCTCGCCGGGCTGCTCGGTGAGGGCATCCAGCGCGAGTGGCTGGTCCTCGACAACGCCGTCGAGACGACGTTCGACGGCCCGCTCGTCGACGGCATGGTCGCCGCGCTGAAGGCCGAGGACGACGGCGCGCGGCCGGTGCCGTTCACGATGAGCGGCGGCACCGACGCCAAGAGCTTCGAGCGGCTGGGCATGCGCTGCTTCGGCTTCTCGCCGCTGCGCCTGCCCCCGGACCTCGACTTCGCATCGCTCTTCCACGGCATCGACGAGCGGGTCCCGATCGAGTCGCTGCAGTTCGGCATCCGGGTGCTCGACCGCTTCCTGCGCTCTGCATGA
- the thiO gene encoding glycine oxidase ThiO, whose protein sequence is MTDVLVAGGGLIGLSVAWRTAQRGLSVTVVDDDPGTGASYAAAGMLAPVTEAAYGEEPLLRLCLASLQRYPDFVAELSRAAATPVELRTTGTLVVGFDDDDMRALAALHGFQQDLGLAVQRLTGRESRRREPALAPRVRGGLQVPGDHSVDPRALHRTLLAAARAAGVEMLCARIGGVRIEGGRATGLRLLGGEELAGDAVVLALGAHTASLPGVPPLPVRPVKGQILRLGGADGLLGGTVRALVRGRQVYLVPSAGDGLVVGATVEDRGFDPAVTAGGVHDLLHDAIDVVPAISELELVETLARWRPGSADNAPVLGPSGLPGLVLATGHYRNGVLLTPVTGEVIAEFLAGGALPPLARPFTIDRFRR, encoded by the coding sequence GTGACCGACGTGTTGGTCGCCGGCGGAGGCCTGATCGGACTGTCGGTGGCGTGGCGGACGGCGCAGCGGGGTCTGTCGGTCACCGTGGTGGACGACGATCCGGGCACCGGCGCCTCCTACGCGGCGGCCGGAATGCTGGCCCCGGTCACCGAGGCCGCCTACGGAGAAGAGCCGCTGCTGCGGCTGTGCCTTGCCTCGCTGCAACGCTATCCCGACTTCGTCGCGGAGCTGTCCCGGGCGGCCGCGACGCCTGTGGAGCTGCGCACCACCGGCACGCTGGTGGTCGGCTTCGACGACGACGACATGCGCGCGCTCGCGGCCCTTCACGGCTTCCAGCAGGACCTGGGCCTGGCGGTGCAGCGGCTGACCGGACGCGAGTCCCGGCGCCGGGAGCCGGCGCTGGCCCCGCGTGTGCGCGGTGGGCTGCAGGTCCCCGGCGACCACTCCGTCGATCCCCGGGCGCTGCACCGGACGTTGCTGGCCGCCGCCCGTGCCGCCGGCGTCGAGATGCTGTGTGCCCGCATCGGTGGCGTGCGGATCGAGGGCGGCCGGGCCACCGGGCTGCGGCTGCTCGGCGGCGAGGAACTGGCCGGCGACGCCGTGGTGCTCGCTCTCGGAGCACACACCGCGTCGCTGCCGGGGGTGCCGCCGCTGCCCGTGCGGCCGGTGAAGGGGCAGATCCTGCGGCTGGGCGGCGCCGACGGACTGCTCGGCGGCACGGTCCGCGCGCTGGTGCGAGGCCGGCAGGTCTACCTGGTGCCCTCGGCCGGCGATGGATTGGTCGTCGGCGCGACCGTCGAGGACCGCGGCTTCGATCCCGCGGTCACCGCCGGCGGTGTGCACGACCTGCTGCACGACGCGATCGACGTCGTCCCGGCGATCAGCGAGCTGGAGCTGGTGGAGACGCTGGCCCGGTGGCGGCCTGGCAGCGCCGACAACGCGCCGGTGCTCGGCCCGTCGGGTCTGCCCGGTCTGGTCCTGGCCACCGGGCACTACCGCAACGGCGTGCTGCTGACCCCGGTGACCGGCGAGGTGATCGCCGAGTTCCTGGCCGGCGGAGCCCTGCCGCCACTGGCCAGGCCGTTCACCATCGACCGATTCAGGAGGTGA
- a CDS encoding site-specific integrase, translating to MQVRRSLGVVKIKGDGQQLVEGPTKTGQARVVDIDDDTVAALRTYRAIRGSLAPELVRDAALLLANLDGTHRHPERYSRRFVEQVAQARRALGEDQLPQIRLHDLRHTHATLLLAAGEPVKVVSERLGHANATITLTVYQHVHPGMGRQAADRFAALLRG from the coding sequence CTGCAGGTCCGGCGCAGCCTCGGCGTGGTGAAGATCAAGGGCGACGGTCAGCAACTCGTCGAAGGGCCGACGAAGACGGGCCAGGCCCGCGTGGTGGACATCGACGACGACACGGTCGCCGCCTTGCGCACCTACCGGGCGATCCGCGGCTCGCTCGCGCCCGAGCTCGTGCGGGACGCCGCGCTCCTCCTGGCAAACCTCGACGGCACCCATCGCCACCCGGAGCGGTACTCGCGCCGGTTCGTCGAGCAGGTCGCGCAGGCTCGCAGGGCGCTGGGGGAGGACCAGCTGCCCCAGATCCGGCTGCACGACCTGCGCCACACGCACGCGACGCTCCTGCTGGCTGCCGGCGAGCCCGTGAAGGTGGTATCGGAGCGCCTCGGGCATGCCAACGCGACCATCACGCTCACCGTGTACCAGCACGTCCACCCCGGCATGGGCCGCCAGGCGGCCGACCGCTTCGCCGCGCTGCTGAGGGGCTGA
- a CDS encoding NADPH:quinone oxidoreductase family protein, with translation MSLDEVDQPTPGDGQVLVKVRAAALNFPDVLMAMGMYQEKPPLPYTPGVELCGEVVGTGQRVIGAPSGGPGAFAEYALMDADGAFPAPEGLSDEKAASLFLTYQTGYVGLHNRAHVQAGDWVLIHAGAGGVGTAAIQLAKAAGAKVIATAGGTRKTEVCTQLGADHVVDYTTEDFVPVVKEVTGGHGADIVYDPVGGDVFDKSTKCIAFEGRIVVVGFTSGRIPEAKANHLLVKNYSVVGLHWGLYKKYDPALFGMVHEELTRLVDEGHVDPLVGERLPLDQAPQALMKLADRSTVGKVVLVP, from the coding sequence ATGAGCCTCGACGAGGTCGACCAGCCGACGCCGGGCGACGGTCAGGTGCTGGTCAAGGTACGGGCGGCGGCGCTCAACTTCCCCGACGTCCTGATGGCCATGGGCATGTACCAGGAGAAGCCGCCGCTGCCCTACACGCCCGGCGTCGAGTTGTGCGGCGAGGTCGTCGGCACCGGCCAGCGGGTCATCGGCGCGCCGTCCGGCGGTCCGGGCGCGTTCGCCGAGTACGCGCTCATGGACGCCGACGGCGCCTTCCCCGCACCCGAGGGGCTCTCCGACGAGAAGGCCGCCTCCCTCTTCCTGACCTACCAGACCGGTTACGTCGGGCTGCACAACCGCGCACACGTCCAGGCCGGCGACTGGGTGCTGATCCATGCCGGCGCCGGCGGGGTCGGCACGGCCGCGATCCAGCTGGCCAAGGCGGCGGGCGCGAAGGTCATCGCCACGGCCGGCGGCACCCGCAAGACCGAGGTCTGCACCCAGCTCGGGGCCGACCACGTCGTCGACTACACGACCGAGGACTTCGTCCCCGTCGTGAAGGAGGTGACCGGCGGCCACGGCGCCGACATCGTGTACGACCCGGTCGGCGGCGACGTGTTCGACAAGAGCACGAAGTGCATCGCGTTCGAGGGTCGGATCGTGGTCGTCGGCTTCACCAGCGGCCGGATCCCCGAGGCGAAGGCCAACCACCTCCTGGTCAAGAACTACAGCGTCGTGGGCCTGCACTGGGGCCTCTACAAGAAGTACGACCCCGCGCTGTTCGGCATGGTGCACGAGGAGCTGACCCGGCTGGTCGACGAGGGCCACGTGGACCCGCTGGTGGGGGAGCGCCTGCCCCTGGACCAGGCACCCCAGGCGCTGATGAAGCTGGCCGACCGGAGCACGGTCGGCAAGGTCGTCCTGGTCCCGTAG
- the thiD gene encoding bifunctional hydroxymethylpyrimidine kinase/phosphomethylpyrimidine kinase translates to MTPPVALTIAGSDSSGGAGIQADLKTFAALGVFGTSAITALTAQNTQGVHDIHPVPPEFVTAQVEAVLQDLPVAAVKTGMLGTPEVVRVVADLAAAGRLPRLVVDPVMVASSGDRLLEAEAEQLYVQTLLPHATVITPNLREAEVLLDTSIRTLAEQREAARALGALGPTTVVVKGGHAVGDVADHATDVIWDSGKVYELRGPRIATLNNHGTGCTFAAAVAAALAAGSSIPDALTHAKTFTFGAITAGAAWRLGHGHGPLNHFPHQAARISD, encoded by the coding sequence ATGACGCCGCCGGTCGCGCTCACCATCGCCGGGTCGGACTCCAGCGGCGGCGCCGGCATCCAGGCCGACCTCAAGACCTTCGCCGCGCTCGGCGTCTTCGGCACCTCGGCGATCACCGCCCTCACCGCGCAGAACACCCAAGGTGTCCACGACATCCACCCGGTACCGCCCGAGTTCGTCACCGCCCAGGTCGAGGCGGTGCTCCAGGATCTTCCGGTCGCGGCGGTGAAGACCGGGATGCTCGGCACCCCCGAGGTGGTCCGCGTCGTCGCCGACCTCGCCGCAGCCGGTCGACTGCCCCGGCTCGTCGTCGACCCGGTGATGGTGGCGTCCAGCGGTGACCGGCTGCTCGAAGCCGAAGCGGAACAGCTCTACGTCCAGACGCTGCTCCCCCACGCGACGGTGATCACGCCCAACCTGCGCGAGGCCGAAGTGCTGCTCGACACCTCGATCCGCACCCTCGCCGAGCAGCGGGAGGCAGCCCGAGCCCTCGGCGCCTTGGGCCCGACCACGGTGGTGGTCAAGGGCGGCCACGCGGTCGGCGACGTCGCCGACCACGCCACCGACGTCATCTGGGATAGCGGCAAGGTCTACGAGCTGCGCGGGCCCAGAATCGCCACGCTGAACAACCACGGCACCGGCTGCACGTTCGCCGCCGCCGTCGCGGCAGCGCTGGCCGCCGGCAGCAGCATCCCGGACGCGCTCACCCACGCCAAGACGTTCACCTTCGGCGCGATCACCGCCGGCGCGGCCTGGCGGCTGGGCCACGGACACGGGCCCCTCAACCACTTCCCTCATCAGGCTGCACGCATCTCCGACTGA
- a CDS encoding thiamine phosphate synthase, whose product MRLPPLLVLTDRIQCCGPLVDTVAAAIDGGARAVVLREKDLPDDDRARLADQLHALLAPVGGVLIRAGAAGGGRAEAVHLAASDPFPDPRPSLVGRSCHDRHEVLRARRERCNYVMVSPVFPTRSKPGYGPPLGPAGLAALVAGAPPAYALGGVQPTDVPACLAAGARGVAVMGPIMQNPAIVPAYLTALQDAAA is encoded by the coding sequence GTGAGGCTGCCCCCGCTGCTGGTGCTCACCGACCGAATCCAGTGCTGCGGGCCGCTGGTCGACACGGTCGCCGCCGCGATCGACGGCGGCGCCCGGGCGGTCGTGCTGCGCGAGAAGGACCTGCCCGACGACGACCGCGCCCGCCTGGCCGACCAGCTGCACGCGCTGCTGGCCCCGGTTGGTGGCGTGCTCATCCGCGCCGGCGCCGCAGGCGGCGGCCGCGCCGAGGCCGTTCATCTCGCGGCGAGCGATCCCTTCCCCGATCCGCGGCCGTCGCTGGTCGGACGCTCCTGCCATGACCGCCACGAGGTGCTCCGGGCACGGCGGGAGCGCTGCAACTACGTGATGGTCTCCCCCGTCTTCCCCACCCGGTCCAAGCCCGGGTACGGACCCCCGCTGGGACCGGCTGGGCTGGCCGCACTCGTCGCCGGGGCGCCCCCGGCCTACGCCCTCGGCGGGGTGCAACCGACCGACGTCCCCGCTTGCCTGGCCGCCGGAGCCCGTGGCGTCGCGGTCATGGGCCCGATCATGCAGAACCCGGCGATCGTCCCCGCCTACCTCACCGCCCTGCAGGACGCGGCCGCATGA
- a CDS encoding IS481 family transposase, translating into MAHANARTTVYARKLIVARVLAGHRPGEVAKQLGISRQTVYKWVRRFRAEGRAGLADRSSRPHRMPRRISVAATAAIVAARRAHHAGPVRLAAILGVAASTIGAVLARAGMPRLADVDRLTGELLRGRRHSDRRYEHEHPGDLLHVDVKKLGRVPDGGGWRVHGRSEQVRGRGNGWDYVHVAIDDHTRLAYAEVLPDERAASCAGFLTRAVAWFAAHGVTIRRVLTDNALSYRRGDAWIAACTQHAIGRRFIKPGRPWTNGKAERFNRTLQTEWAYATAWTGNDQRTAALDSWLEHYNTARSHSALGGRPPVSRLAA; encoded by the coding sequence GTGGCCCACGCTAACGCCCGCACCACCGTCTACGCCCGCAAGCTGATCGTCGCCCGTGTCCTGGCCGGGCATCGGCCCGGGGAGGTGGCCAAGCAGCTCGGCATCAGCCGGCAGACGGTCTACAAGTGGGTGCGCCGTTTCCGCGCCGAGGGCCGCGCGGGGCTGGCCGACCGCTCCTCCCGGCCGCACCGCATGCCGCGCCGGATCTCGGTGGCCGCGACCGCGGCTATCGTGGCCGCCCGCCGCGCGCATCACGCGGGGCCGGTGCGGCTGGCAGCGATCCTCGGAGTCGCGGCATCCACCATCGGCGCGGTGCTCGCCCGCGCCGGCATGCCCCGGCTGGCCGACGTCGACCGGCTCACCGGCGAGTTGCTGCGCGGCCGCCGGCACAGCGACCGCCGCTACGAACACGAGCACCCCGGCGACCTGCTGCACGTCGACGTCAAGAAGCTCGGCCGGGTGCCCGACGGTGGCGGCTGGCGCGTGCACGGCCGCTCCGAGCAGGTGCGCGGCCGCGGCAACGGCTGGGACTACGTGCACGTCGCCATCGACGACCACACCCGGCTGGCCTACGCCGAGGTGCTGCCCGACGAGCGCGCGGCCAGCTGCGCCGGCTTCCTGACCCGAGCGGTGGCCTGGTTCGCCGCGCACGGCGTCACGATCCGCCGGGTGCTGACCGACAACGCCCTGAGCTACCGCCGCGGCGACGCCTGGATCGCCGCCTGCACCCAGCACGCGATCGGCCGCCGATTCATCAAGCCCGGCCGCCCCTGGACCAACGGCAAGGCCGAACGGTTCAACCGCACCCTGCAGACCGAATGGGCCTACGCCACCGCCTGGACCGGCAACGACCAGCGCACCGCCGCCCTGGACAGCTGGCTCGAGCACTACAACACTGCCCGCAGCCACTCCGCCCTCGGAGGCCGCCCACCGGTCAGCCGCCTCGCCGCGTGA
- a CDS encoding tyrosine-type recombinase/integrase, with protein sequence MTSKPRRRQAGEGGISEYSTKAGPRFLVKYPVILPDGTKRVVLRRGFRSRREAAAHLRVEISKAETGAWVEPSKERLDAYLAEWVAGQRLSVSTLASYRKNIRLHIDPYLGETPLSRLTGAAVDAWMRQLEASGRADGRGGLSARTVRYVYTILRSALGDAVRHGRLAVNPTDRSTPPSPSEARPPEMQAWTAGELARFLRWVEARDPDLAIGWRLLAATGMRRGRRWPSAGGTSTSTPAGCRSGAASAW encoded by the coding sequence ATGACGTCCAAGCCGCGACGAAGGCAGGCGGGGGAGGGCGGCATCAGCGAATACTCCACCAAGGCCGGTCCCCGCTTCCTCGTCAAGTATCCGGTGATTCTTCCGGACGGCACGAAACGAGTCGTCCTCAGGCGCGGGTTCAGGAGCCGCCGGGAAGCGGCCGCCCACCTGCGGGTCGAGATCAGCAAAGCCGAGACCGGGGCCTGGGTCGAGCCCTCGAAGGAGCGGCTCGACGCCTACCTCGCCGAATGGGTCGCCGGGCAGCGGCTCAGCGTCTCGACGCTCGCCTCGTACCGGAAGAACATCCGGCTGCACATCGATCCCTACCTCGGCGAGACCCCGCTGTCCCGCCTCACCGGCGCGGCGGTGGACGCCTGGATGCGGCAGCTGGAGGCGTCAGGTCGAGCGGACGGCCGAGGAGGCCTGTCTGCCCGGACGGTGCGCTACGTCTACACGATCCTGCGGTCCGCGCTCGGCGACGCCGTCCGACACGGACGGCTGGCGGTGAACCCCACCGACCGCTCCACCCCGCCGAGCCCGTCAGAGGCCCGACCGCCGGAGATGCAGGCGTGGACGGCGGGTGAGCTTGCGCGCTTCCTGCGCTGGGTCGAGGCCCGCGATCCGGATCTCGCGATCGGCTGGCGGCTGCTTGCCGCGACCGGGATGCGGCGGGGGAGGCGCTGGCCCTCCGCTGGCGGGACGTCGACCTCGACGCCGGCCGGCTGCAGGTCCGGCGCAGCCTCGGCGTGGTGA
- a CDS encoding thiazole synthase, with amino-acid sequence MTTADVAPALHREEVADQLDIAGQTFTSRLLLGTGGVPSLDTLERAVVASGTQLVTVALRRMDASTGGALVEVLERCGVRLLPNTAGCRTAREAVLAARLAREAFDTSWVKLEVIGDEVTLLPDAVELLDAAEQLVADGFTVLAYTNDDPILGRRLADAGCAAVMPLGSPIGSGLGIRNPHNIALLREAVEVPVVLDAGIGTASDAALAMELGCDAVLLASAVTRARDPEQMALAMRHAVEAGRLARGSGRIPRRWHAQASTPMQGMPEL; translated from the coding sequence ATGACGACGGCTGACGTGGCTCCGGCCCTGCACCGCGAGGAGGTTGCCGACCAGCTCGACATCGCCGGGCAGACGTTCACCTCCCGGCTGCTGCTCGGCACCGGGGGCGTACCCAGCCTCGACACGCTCGAGCGGGCCGTCGTGGCCTCGGGCACCCAGCTGGTCACCGTGGCGCTGCGCCGGATGGACGCCTCGACCGGCGGAGCGCTGGTGGAGGTGTTGGAGCGCTGCGGGGTTCGGCTGCTGCCCAACACGGCCGGCTGCCGGACGGCGCGCGAAGCGGTGCTGGCCGCACGGCTGGCTCGGGAGGCGTTCGACACCTCCTGGGTGAAGCTGGAGGTCATCGGGGACGAGGTCACCCTGCTGCCCGACGCGGTGGAGTTGCTCGATGCCGCCGAGCAACTCGTCGCCGACGGGTTCACCGTGCTGGCCTACACCAATGACGATCCCATCCTGGGGCGGCGCCTGGCCGACGCCGGCTGCGCCGCGGTCATGCCGCTGGGCTCCCCCATCGGCAGCGGCCTGGGCATCCGCAATCCGCACAACATCGCCCTGCTGCGCGAGGCGGTGGAGGTGCCGGTGGTGCTCGACGCCGGCATCGGCACCGCCTCGGACGCCGCGCTGGCGATGGAGTTGGGTTGCGACGCGGTGCTGCTGGCGTCCGCGGTGACCCGGGCCCGTGACCCCGAGCAGATGGCCCTGGCCATGCGCCATGCCGTTGAGGCGGGGCGGCTGGCTCGCGGCTCCGGCCGCATCCCCCGCCGCTGGCACGCCCAGGCATCCACCCCGATGCAAGGCATGCCCGAGCTGTGA
- the thiE gene encoding thiamine phosphate synthase encodes MASRVGQLHVLTDPRGGQAALEAVAAAVAAGAPVVQVRQKNCTDRALCDFAAAVADICAAFEATCLINDRVDVALAVGAAGTHLGAEDLPVEAARRVAGPDHLIGGTARNPRQARELVAAGADYLGVGPAYATRTKSGLPDPIGPAGVQAVAEAVSVPVIAISGVTVERVSELLAAGAWGVAVTAAVSGAPDPAAATRRFLEELGGAG; translated from the coding sequence GTGGCGAGCAGGGTCGGCCAGCTGCATGTCCTCACCGATCCGCGGGGTGGGCAGGCGGCGCTGGAGGCGGTCGCCGCAGCGGTGGCGGCCGGGGCCCCGGTGGTGCAGGTCCGGCAGAAGAACTGCACCGACCGTGCGCTGTGCGACTTCGCCGCGGCGGTGGCTGACATCTGCGCGGCGTTCGAGGCGACGTGTCTGATCAACGACCGGGTCGATGTGGCGCTCGCCGTGGGAGCGGCCGGAACTCACCTGGGCGCCGAGGACCTGCCGGTCGAGGCTGCGCGCCGAGTGGCCGGTCCCGACCACCTGATCGGGGGGACGGCGCGCAACCCGCGGCAGGCCCGCGAGCTGGTGGCCGCGGGCGCGGATTACCTCGGGGTCGGTCCGGCGTACGCGACGCGGACCAAGTCCGGGTTGCCCGACCCGATCGGCCCCGCCGGAGTCCAAGCCGTCGCTGAGGCGGTGAGCGTGCCGGTGATCGCGATCAGTGGGGTGACCGTCGAGCGGGTTTCCGAACTCCTCGCGGCCGGCGCGTGGGGTGTCGCCGTCACGGCCGCGGTGTCCGGCGCGCCCGACCCGGCAGCCGCCACCCGCCGATTCCTGGAAGAACTTGGTGGTGCCGGGTGA